The following DNA comes from Capillibacterium thermochitinicola.
TTTTTTGAGACCGGTAAACAAAGCGGTATACGACGCTTCTGATTCTTCGTACATGGGCTCAACCGCTAAAACCTCGCGTTTCCCTTCAAGATTAACTCCACACACAACATGAACTGCCATATTACAAACGCGATGGTTATCCCGGATCTTCTCGTATAAAGCATCAATCCAGATCACCGGATATGTATCTGCAAGAGGACGGTTTCTAAACTCTTCAACCTGCTGAGTCAGCTCTTTATTAATCTGAGAAACCTGGCTGGGTGAAATTGATTCAATACCGAGACTCCGGGCCAGCCGTTCAATTTTACGGGTGGAAACGCCGTTAATAAAGGCTTCTTGGACTACCTGGATTAACGCTTGTTCGGAACGCTTTTTTTCGGTCACGAAGAAGGGTACGTAGCCGCCTTTACGAACTTTTGGTATCAGCAGATAAATTGTTCCCATCCGGGTATCGAAGCGTCTGACCCGTGTTCCGGAGCGATAACCGGTTCTATTCGGGGAGTGTTCGCCTTTGCCGGCATTGAGCTTATTTTCGACTTCTACTTCCATCATCTTATGGCATAGCCATTCAAGCATGGAGAGCATGGGATCCGGCTCGCCTAAAAATTTCAGTAGCATTTTTTCTAAATTTACGGTATTCTTATGGTAGGCCATCGGGGCAACACTCCTTTTGGTTTGTTTTTTGAGCAACTTACCATTTCGGAGTCCCGATGGCTTTTCCTCTTCAAA
Coding sequences within:
- a CDS encoding IS256 family transposase; amino-acid sequence: MAYHKNTVNLEKMLLKFLGEPDPMLSMLEWLCHKMMEVEVENKLNAGKGEHSPNRTGYRSGTRVRRFDTRMGTIYLLIPKVRKGGYVPFFVTEKKRSEQALIQVVQEAFINGVSTRKIERLARSLGIESISPSQVSQINKELTQQVEEFRNRPLADTYPVIWIDALYEKIRDNHRVCNMAVHVVCGVNLEGKREVLAVEPMYEESEASYTALFTGLKK